From a single Sorghum bicolor cultivar BTx623 chromosome 5, Sorghum_bicolor_NCBIv3, whole genome shotgun sequence genomic region:
- the LOC8076341 gene encoding putative disease resistance RPP13-like protein 3 isoform X3, whose protein sequence is MEFATGALGTLLPKLGQLLQDEYNLQKGVKKDIQFVRKELESMHAALRDVGEVPQEQLKEVIRIWARDVRELSYDMEDIVDTFLVRVQGSEPPSKRSVKRFVKKMTSIVSNAKTRHDIGQEIKDIKERVKDVAERRDRYKVDAITPTKTSVDPRITALYTKAASLVGIDKPREELISMLTKEDGGESSVEERIVSIVGFGGLGKTTLARAVYDKIKQQYNCTAFVSVSRDPDIIKILKDLLYELDRNEYMGIHNTALGQHHLTDLVQEFLKNKRYLIVIDDIWDTKPWEMIRCALPENGQKSRVLTTTRIIDVAEHVGGCYRMKHLTDKSSKILFYGRIFGSIGNCPQQFSDISEKVLKKCGGVPLAIVTISSLLANKTRSINEWSNVCDAIGAGVGNNPGMDNMRKILLLSYYDLTPQLKTCLLYLSIFPEDYEFRKTTLILRWIAEGFVQLEDGRQSLFEVGQSYYHELLNRCLIQPGDSEGDDLSPLRCRVHDMVLDLICSLSRDESFATTVYGDCRQITSSENKVMEGCTH, encoded by the exons ATGGAGTTTGCGACTGGGGCACTGGGCACCCTGCTTCCCAAGCTAGGACAGCTGCTCCAAGATGAGTACAACCTTCAGAAGGGAGTGAAGAAAGACATCCAGTTCGTCAGGAAAGAGCTGGAGAGTATGCATGCCGCCCTCCGCGATGTCGGAGAGGTGCCACAGGAGCAGCTCAAAGAAGTAATTAGGATCTGGGCTCGGGATGTTCGGGagctctcctacgacatggaggacaTAGTTGACACCTTCCTGGTGCGTGTCCAGGGCTCCGAGCCTCCCAGCAAAAGGAGTGTGAAAAGGTTCGTCAAGAAGATGACAAGTATTGTGAGCAACGCCAAGACTCGCCATGACATTGGCCAAGAGATCAAGGACATCAAGGAGCGTGTCAAAGACGTGGCCGAGCGACGTGACAG GTACAAGGTTGATGCTATTACTCCTACCAAAACCTCAGTCGACCCTCGCATAACAGCTCTGTACACTAAAGCGGCTAGCCTTGTGGGCATTGATAAGCCAAGGGAAGAGCTGATCTCGATGTTGACAAAGGAAGATGGTGGCGAGTCGTCTGTTGAAGAAAGGATAGTCTCTATTGTTGGCTTCGGAGGACTAGGCAAGACAACGCTTGCTAGAGCAGTTTATGACAAGATTAAACAGCAATACAATTGCACGGCTTTTGTGTCGGTGTCTCGTGATCCtgatattataaaaattttgaaGGACTTGCTTTATGAGCTTGATAGAAATGAGTACATGGGCATTCACAACACAGCATTGGGTCAACATCATCTTACTGACCTTGTCCAAGAATTTCTCAAAAATAAGAG GTACCTCATTGTTATCGATGATATATGGGATACAAAACCATGGGAGATGATACGATGTGCTCTACCAGAGAACGGCCAGAAAAGTAGAGTACTCACAACTACCCGCATAATTGATGTTGCTGAGCATGTTGGTGGTTGCTATAGGATGAAACATCTTACTGACAAGAGCTCTAAAATCTTATTCTATGGTCGAATATTTGGCTCTATAGGCAATTGTCCTCAACAATTTTCTGATATATCTGAAAAAGTTTTGAAGAAATGTGGAGGTGTTCCATTAGCTATTGTTACCATATCAAGCTTGCTGGCTAATAAGACAAGAAGTATTAATGAGTGGTCCAATGTGTGTGATGCAATTGGTGCCGGAGTAGGAAACAATCCCGGTATGGACAACATGAGGAAGATATTGCTGCTTAGCTATTATGATCTAACTCCTCAACTGAAGACATGCTTACTGTATCTAAGTATATTTCCTGAAGATTATGAGTTTCGAAAAACTACATTGATTTTGAGGTGGATAGCTGAAGGATTTGTCCAACTAGAAGATGGGAGGCAAAGCTTATTTGAGGTTGGACAGAGTTACTACCATGAGCTTCTAAACAGATGCCTCATCCAGCCAGGAGACAGTGAGGGGGATGACTTGTCTCCTCTTAGATGCCGGGTGCATGATATGGTGCTTGATCTCATTTGTTCCTTGTCAAGAGATGAAAGTTTTGCTACCACTGTATATGGTGACTGCAGGCAAATCACATCTTCAGAAAACAAG
- the LOC8076341 gene encoding putative disease resistance RPP13-like protein 3 isoform X1, which produces MEFATGALGTLLPKLGQLLQDEYNLQKGVKKDIQFVRKELESMHAALRDVGEVPQEQLKEVIRIWARDVRELSYDMEDIVDTFLVRVQGSEPPSKRSVKRFVKKMTSIVSNAKTRHDIGQEIKDIKERVKDVAERRDRYKVDAITPTKTSVDPRITALYTKAASLVGIDKPREELISMLTKEDGGESSVEERIVSIVGFGGLGKTTLARAVYDKIKQQYNCTAFVSVSRDPDIIKILKDLLYELDRNEYMGIHNTALGQHHLTDLVQEFLKNKRYLIVIDDIWDTKPWEMIRCALPENGQKSRVLTTTRIIDVAEHVGGCYRMKHLTDKSSKILFYGRIFGSIGNCPQQFSDISEKVLKKCGGVPLAIVTISSLLANKTRSINEWSNVCDAIGAGVGNNPGMDNMRKILLLSYYDLTPQLKTCLLYLSIFPEDYEFRKTTLILRWIAEGFVQLEDGRQSLFEVGQSYYHELLNRCLIQPGDSEGDDLSPLRCRVHDMVLDLICSLSRDESFATTVYGDCRQITSSENKVRRLSIHNASWPTMNMSKLRSLTISNSAIINSMPPFLCYHLLRVLDFEKCNLKDHTSLEFLCKLFHLRFLSLVDTGYAGEVPREIGNLQFLQTFYFSGTYIKQVPLSILGMRQLMCLAVGMNTRLPTSGLRNLSSLELLRMNVDSAYIAEELGHLTQLRVLMVVLRKDKEGRWDERICRVLVGSLSKLHKIQTLQVEISDDVEVHLEGSVDSPWNLSHLVIFGTSRLPTWIDHTSFQLLSQLCIKVGQVGREDIHVLGRLKALRVLHLGMVGAKQVFERFMISADAFPCVTRCVFSGFSTVPSMFPPGAMPSLQRFCFDIRLEDFGDDSGFTVDDLALCHLPSLQRVWVCLDGERARDIKDVAMKALTKEAHAHPNHPDIDVGINGQWSQLCR; this is translated from the exons ATGGAGTTTGCGACTGGGGCACTGGGCACCCTGCTTCCCAAGCTAGGACAGCTGCTCCAAGATGAGTACAACCTTCAGAAGGGAGTGAAGAAAGACATCCAGTTCGTCAGGAAAGAGCTGGAGAGTATGCATGCCGCCCTCCGCGATGTCGGAGAGGTGCCACAGGAGCAGCTCAAAGAAGTAATTAGGATCTGGGCTCGGGATGTTCGGGagctctcctacgacatggaggacaTAGTTGACACCTTCCTGGTGCGTGTCCAGGGCTCCGAGCCTCCCAGCAAAAGGAGTGTGAAAAGGTTCGTCAAGAAGATGACAAGTATTGTGAGCAACGCCAAGACTCGCCATGACATTGGCCAAGAGATCAAGGACATCAAGGAGCGTGTCAAAGACGTGGCCGAGCGACGTGACAG GTACAAGGTTGATGCTATTACTCCTACCAAAACCTCAGTCGACCCTCGCATAACAGCTCTGTACACTAAAGCGGCTAGCCTTGTGGGCATTGATAAGCCAAGGGAAGAGCTGATCTCGATGTTGACAAAGGAAGATGGTGGCGAGTCGTCTGTTGAAGAAAGGATAGTCTCTATTGTTGGCTTCGGAGGACTAGGCAAGACAACGCTTGCTAGAGCAGTTTATGACAAGATTAAACAGCAATACAATTGCACGGCTTTTGTGTCGGTGTCTCGTGATCCtgatattataaaaattttgaaGGACTTGCTTTATGAGCTTGATAGAAATGAGTACATGGGCATTCACAACACAGCATTGGGTCAACATCATCTTACTGACCTTGTCCAAGAATTTCTCAAAAATAAGAG GTACCTCATTGTTATCGATGATATATGGGATACAAAACCATGGGAGATGATACGATGTGCTCTACCAGAGAACGGCCAGAAAAGTAGAGTACTCACAACTACCCGCATAATTGATGTTGCTGAGCATGTTGGTGGTTGCTATAGGATGAAACATCTTACTGACAAGAGCTCTAAAATCTTATTCTATGGTCGAATATTTGGCTCTATAGGCAATTGTCCTCAACAATTTTCTGATATATCTGAAAAAGTTTTGAAGAAATGTGGAGGTGTTCCATTAGCTATTGTTACCATATCAAGCTTGCTGGCTAATAAGACAAGAAGTATTAATGAGTGGTCCAATGTGTGTGATGCAATTGGTGCCGGAGTAGGAAACAATCCCGGTATGGACAACATGAGGAAGATATTGCTGCTTAGCTATTATGATCTAACTCCTCAACTGAAGACATGCTTACTGTATCTAAGTATATTTCCTGAAGATTATGAGTTTCGAAAAACTACATTGATTTTGAGGTGGATAGCTGAAGGATTTGTCCAACTAGAAGATGGGAGGCAAAGCTTATTTGAGGTTGGACAGAGTTACTACCATGAGCTTCTAAACAGATGCCTCATCCAGCCAGGAGACAGTGAGGGGGATGACTTGTCTCCTCTTAGATGCCGGGTGCATGATATGGTGCTTGATCTCATTTGTTCCTTGTCAAGAGATGAAAGTTTTGCTACCACTGTATATGGTGACTGCAGGCAAATCACATCTTCAGAAAACAAGGTTCGCAGGCTCTCTATCCATAATGCTAGCTGGCCTACAATGAACATGTCAAAATTAAGATCCCTTACTATAAGCAATTCTGCTATAATTAATTCAATGCCACCCTTTTTGTGCTATCATCTTTTGCGTGTATTGGATTTTGAAAAGTGCAATCTTAAAGACCATACAAGTCTAGAGTTTCTTTGTAAATTATTTCACCTGAGGTTTCTAAGTCTAGTAGATACTGGATACGCTGGTGAGGTCCCAAGGGAGATAGGGAATCTACAGTTTTTGCAGACTTTTTACTTCTCTGGAACTTACATAAAACAAGTCCCATTGAGTATCTTGGGGATGAGACAACTAATGTGCCTTGCCGTTGGGATGAATACAAGGCTGCCAACAAGTGGATTGAGAAATCTATCGTCTCTGGAGCTGCTTCGGATGAATGTGGATTCTGCATACATTGCAGAAGAGCTGGGCCATCTGACGCAACTGAGGGTGCTAATGGTTGTTCTCAGGAAGGACAAGGAAGGCAGATGGGATGAAAGGATATGCAGAGTTCTGGTGGGGTCCCTTAGCAAACTGCACAAAATCCAAACTCTACAAGTAGAAATCTCAGATGACGTGGAAGTTCATCTTGAAGGCTCAGTGGACTCCCCGTGGAATCTATCTCATCTTGTTATTTTTGGAACCAGTCGGCTGCCGACATGGATTGATCACACATCATTTCAACTCCTATCCCAGCTATGCATAAAGGTGGGTCAAGTTGGAAGGGAGGACATCCATGTCCTCGGCCGGCTGAAGGCTCTTCGTGTTCTCCACCTGGGAATGGTTGGCGCCAAACAAGTGTTTGAAAGGTTCATGATTAGCGCTGATGCCTTCCCATGTGTGACACGGTGTGTATTCTCGGGGTTTTCGACGGTGCCATCTATGTTCCCACCTGGAGCTATGCCGAGCCTTCAACGGTTTTGTTTTGATATAAGACTAGAGGATTTCGGTGATGATAGTGGATTTACAGTTGACGACCTGGCCTTATGCCACCTCCCGTCACTACAGAGGGTTTGGGTTTGCCTAGATGGAGAGAGAGCCAGAGACATCAAAGATGTGGCAATGAAAGCCCTGACGAAAGAGGCACACGCCCACCCGAACCACCCTGATATTGATGTCGGAATCAATGGGCAGTGGAGCCAGCTGTGCAG
- the LOC8076341 gene encoding putative disease resistance RPP13-like protein 3 isoform X2, with protein sequence MEFATGALGTLLPKLGRLLQDEYNLQKGVKKDIQFVTKELESMHAALRDVGEVPQEQLKEVIKIWARDVRELSYDMEDIVDTFLVRVQGSEPPSKRSVKRLIKKMTSIVSNVKSRHEIGQEVKDIKDRVKDVAERRDRYKVHAITPTKTSVDPRIAALYTKASSLVGIDEPKEELISMLTKEDGGRSSAEQWIVSIVGFGGLGKTTLAKAVYDKIKPQFDCTAFISVSRDPDIIKIFKDMLYELDNKEYWDIHNIALGQHYLTDLVHEFLKNKRYLIVIDDIWDTKPWEMIRCALPENGQKSRVLTTTRIIDVAEHVGGCYRMKHLTDKSSKILFYGRIFGSIGNCPQQFSDISEKVLKKCGGVPLAIVTISSLLANKTRSINEWSNVCDAIGAGVGNNPGMDNMRKILLLSYYDLTPQLKTCLLYLSIFPEDYEFRKTTLILRWIAEGFVQLEDGRQSLFEVGQSYYHELLNRCLIQPGDSEGDDLSPLRCRVHDMVLDLICSLSRDESFATTVYGDCRQITSSENKVRRLSIHNASWPTMNMSKLRSLTISNSAIINSMPPFLCYHLLRVLDFEKCNLKDHTSLEFLCKLFHLRFLSLVDTGYAGEVPREIGNLQFLQTFYFSGTYIKQVPLSILGMRQLMCLAVGMNTRLPTSGLRNLSSLELLRMNVDSAYIAEELGHLTQLRVLMVVLRKDKEGRWDERICRVLVGSLSKLHKIQTLQVEISDDVEVHLEGSVDSPWNLSHLVIFGTSRLPTWIDHTSFQLLSQLCIKVGQVGREDIHVLGRLKALRVLHLGMVGAKQVFERFMISADAFPCVTRCVFSGFSTVPSMFPPGAMPSLQRFCFDIRLEDFGDDSGFTVDDLALCHLPSLQRVWVCLDGERARDIKDVAMKALTKEAHAHPNHPDIDVGINGQWSQLCR encoded by the exons ATGGAGTTTGCGACTGGGGCACTGGGCACCCTGCTTCCAAAGCTGGGACGGCTGCTCCAAGATGAGTACAACCTTCAGAAGGGAGTGAAGAAAGACATCCAGTTCGTCACGAAAGAGCTGGAGAGTATGCATGCCGCCCTCCGTGATGTTGGAGAGGTGCCACAGGAGCAACTTAAAGAAGTAATCAAGATCTGGGCTCGGGATGTTCGGGagctctcctacgacatggaggacaTAGTTGACACCTTCCTGGTGCGTGTCCAGGGCTCGGAGCCTCCCAGCAAAAGGAGTGTGAAAAGGTTGATCAAGAAGATGACAAGTATTGTGAGCAACGTCAAGAGTCGCCATGAGATTGGCCAAGAGGTCAAGGACATCAAGGATCGTGTCAAGGACGTGGCCGAGCGACGGGACAG GTACAAGGTTCATGCAATTACTCCTACCAAAACCTCAGTTGACCCTCGCATAGCAGCTCTGTACACTAAAGCGTCTAGCCTTGTGGGCATTGATGAGCCAAAGGAAGAGCTGATCTCAATGTTGACAAAGGAAGATGGTGGCAGGTCATCGGCTGAACAATGGATAGTCTCTATCGTTGGCTTTGGAGGACTAGGCAAGACAACGCTTGCTAAAGCAGTTTATGATAAGATTAAACCACAATTCGATTGCACGGCTTTTATATCGGTGTCTCGTGATCCtgatattataaaaattttcaagGACATGCTTTATGAGCTTGATAACAAAGAGTATTGGGACATTCACAACATTGCATTGGGTCAACATTATCTTACTGACCTTGTCCATGAATTTCTCAAAAATAAGAG GTACCTCATTGTTATCGATGATATATGGGATACAAAACCATGGGAGATGATACGATGTGCTCTACCAGAGAACGGCCAGAAAAGTAGAGTACTCACAACTACCCGCATAATTGATGTTGCTGAGCATGTTGGTGGTTGCTATAGGATGAAACATCTTACTGACAAGAGCTCTAAAATCTTATTCTATGGTCGAATATTTGGCTCTATAGGCAATTGTCCTCAACAATTTTCTGATATATCTGAAAAAGTTTTGAAGAAATGTGGAGGTGTTCCATTAGCTATTGTTACCATATCAAGCTTGCTGGCTAATAAGACAAGAAGTATTAATGAGTGGTCCAATGTGTGTGATGCAATTGGTGCCGGAGTAGGAAACAATCCCGGTATGGACAACATGAGGAAGATATTGCTGCTTAGCTATTATGATCTAACTCCTCAACTGAAGACATGCTTACTGTATCTAAGTATATTTCCTGAAGATTATGAGTTTCGAAAAACTACATTGATTTTGAGGTGGATAGCTGAAGGATTTGTCCAACTAGAAGATGGGAGGCAAAGCTTATTTGAGGTTGGACAGAGTTACTACCATGAGCTTCTAAACAGATGCCTCATCCAGCCAGGAGACAGTGAGGGGGATGACTTGTCTCCTCTTAGATGCCGGGTGCATGATATGGTGCTTGATCTCATTTGTTCCTTGTCAAGAGATGAAAGTTTTGCTACCACTGTATATGGTGACTGCAGGCAAATCACATCTTCAGAAAACAAGGTTCGCAGGCTCTCTATCCATAATGCTAGCTGGCCTACAATGAACATGTCAAAATTAAGATCCCTTACTATAAGCAATTCTGCTATAATTAATTCAATGCCACCCTTTTTGTGCTATCATCTTTTGCGTGTATTGGATTTTGAAAAGTGCAATCTTAAAGACCATACAAGTCTAGAGTTTCTTTGTAAATTATTTCACCTGAGGTTTCTAAGTCTAGTAGATACTGGATACGCTGGTGAGGTCCCAAGGGAGATAGGGAATCTACAGTTTTTGCAGACTTTTTACTTCTCTGGAACTTACATAAAACAAGTCCCATTGAGTATCTTGGGGATGAGACAACTAATGTGCCTTGCCGTTGGGATGAATACAAGGCTGCCAACAAGTGGATTGAGAAATCTATCGTCTCTGGAGCTGCTTCGGATGAATGTGGATTCTGCATACATTGCAGAAGAGCTGGGCCATCTGACGCAACTGAGGGTGCTAATGGTTGTTCTCAGGAAGGACAAGGAAGGCAGATGGGATGAAAGGATATGCAGAGTTCTGGTGGGGTCCCTTAGCAAACTGCACAAAATCCAAACTCTACAAGTAGAAATCTCAGATGACGTGGAAGTTCATCTTGAAGGCTCAGTGGACTCCCCGTGGAATCTATCTCATCTTGTTATTTTTGGAACCAGTCGGCTGCCGACATGGATTGATCACACATCATTTCAACTCCTATCCCAGCTATGCATAAAGGTGGGTCAAGTTGGAAGGGAGGACATCCATGTCCTCGGCCGGCTGAAGGCTCTTCGTGTTCTCCACCTGGGAATGGTTGGCGCCAAACAAGTGTTTGAAAGGTTCATGATTAGCGCTGATGCCTTCCCATGTGTGACACGGTGTGTATTCTCGGGGTTTTCGACGGTGCCATCTATGTTCCCACCTGGAGCTATGCCGAGCCTTCAACGGTTTTGTTTTGATATAAGACTAGAGGATTTCGGTGATGATAGTGGATTTACAGTTGACGACCTGGCCTTATGCCACCTCCCGTCACTACAGAGGGTTTGGGTTTGCCTAGATGGAGAGAGAGCCAGAGACATCAAAGATGTGGCAATGAAAGCCCTGACGAAAGAGGCACACGCCCACCCGAACCACCCTGATATTGATGTCGGAATCAATGGGCAGTGGAGCCAGCTGTGCAG